A section of the Microbulbifer pacificus genome encodes:
- a CDS encoding integron integrase, whose amino-acid sequence MDDIRHAIPSSSERFMPLLRRHMRESGLAYRSEQTYTHWIKRFIHYHKLRHPRDMGVVEVEEFLTYLSVDKFCAINTQKIVLNALVYLYKRYLELSLEGLNFKPARQYRRLPVVYSQSEIQAILVHLNGTHRLLVELMYGAGLRSAELLSLRIKDIDFGSNNIVVRSGKGNKDRTTILPQALIPALRRQIEKVRILHAEDVAAGFGEVYLPDALERKYPRAASEIAWQFLFPSSRVGPCPRTGVIRRHHLHPSALAKHIRHAVKSAGVHKPARAHAFRHSFATHLLESGYDLRTIQELLGHSDISTTEIYTHVVNRGGKGVLSPMDRLPTPLDSGVSEHCPEYRLAG is encoded by the coding sequence ATGGATGACATTCGCCATGCAATACCCAGCTCTTCCGAACGCTTTATGCCGTTGCTTAGACGGCATATGCGGGAATCTGGACTTGCATATCGCTCAGAGCAGACTTACACGCACTGGATCAAACGGTTCATTCATTACCACAAGCTTCGTCATCCAAGGGATATGGGGGTTGTGGAGGTGGAAGAGTTTTTGACCTATCTGTCCGTTGACAAGTTTTGTGCAATTAACACTCAGAAAATTGTATTAAATGCTCTCGTATATCTTTACAAGCGCTATCTGGAATTAAGCCTTGAGGGGCTTAACTTTAAACCGGCGCGACAATATCGGCGTCTACCCGTGGTATACAGCCAATCTGAAATCCAGGCGATTCTTGTGCACTTGAACGGAACACACCGTCTTTTAGTGGAACTTATGTATGGTGCCGGGCTTCGCAGTGCCGAGTTACTTTCCCTTCGAATCAAGGATATAGACTTCGGCAGCAATAATATTGTGGTGAGAAGTGGCAAGGGAAATAAGGATCGCACTACGATTCTTCCTCAGGCTCTCATTCCTGCATTGAGGCGGCAGATTGAGAAAGTGAGGATACTTCACGCGGAAGACGTTGCTGCCGGCTTTGGGGAGGTATATCTGCCTGACGCGCTGGAGCGGAAATATCCAAGAGCCGCTAGCGAAATTGCCTGGCAGTTCCTGTTCCCCTCCTCCAGAGTCGGGCCCTGCCCGCGGACAGGAGTTATTAGGCGCCACCATCTGCATCCGTCCGCGCTGGCTAAGCATATCCGCCATGCAGTCAAATCCGCGGGCGTACACAAGCCTGCTCGCGCGCACGCGTTTCGGCACAGTTTTGCAACGCACCTGCTGGAATCCGGTTACGACTTGAGGACTATCCAAGAGTTACTTGGCCACTCGGATATTTCTACTACCGAGATTTATACCCATGTGGTTAATCGAGGTGGGAAAGGAGTTCTTAGTCCAATGGATCGCCTGCCGACACCATTGGATTCAGGAGTTTCGGAACACTGCCCTGAATATCGCTTAGCCGGCTAA
- the groL gene encoding chaperonin GroEL (60 kDa chaperone family; promotes refolding of misfolded polypeptides especially under stressful conditions; forms two stacked rings of heptamers to form a barrel-shaped 14mer; ends can be capped by GroES; misfolded proteins enter the barrel where they are refolded when GroES binds): MAAKDVKFGDDARQKMLNGVNILANAVKTTLGPKGRNVVLDKSFGAPTVTKDGVSVAKEIELKDKFENMGAQMVKEVASKASDTAGDGTTTATVLAQAIVTEGLKSVAAGFNPMDLKRGIDKAVAAAVEHIASLATPCEDTKSIAQVGTISANSDENVGTIIAEAMEKVGKEGVITVEEGSGLENELDVVEGMQFDRGYLSPYFITNQENMTAELDNPFILLVDKKISNIRDLLPLLEQVAKASKPLLIIAEDVEGEALATLVVNSMRGIVKVAAAKAPGFGDRRKAMLQDIAILTGGTVISEEVGLELESATLEHLGTAKRVTLSKENTVIVDGAGVVSDIEARVKQIRAQIEESSSDYDKEKLQERVAKLAGGVAVIKVGAATEVEMKEKKARVEDALHATRAAVEEGVVPGGGTALVRAIQAIKVVGDNEDQNHGIAAALRAMEMPLRQIVANAGEEASVVVDKVKQGEGNFGYNAATGVYGDMLEMGILDPAKVTRSALQAAASIAGLMITTEAMVADIPEDKPAMPDMGGMGGMGGMM, translated from the coding sequence ATGGCAGCTAAAGACGTAAAATTCGGTGATGACGCCCGTCAGAAAATGCTGAACGGCGTAAACATACTGGCTAACGCAGTAAAAACCACCCTGGGCCCGAAAGGCCGCAACGTGGTACTGGACAAGTCCTTCGGTGCTCCGACCGTAACCAAAGACGGCGTGTCCGTAGCCAAAGAAATCGAGCTGAAAGACAAGTTCGAGAACATGGGCGCACAGATGGTGAAGGAAGTTGCTTCCAAGGCTTCCGACACCGCTGGTGACGGCACCACCACCGCCACCGTACTGGCCCAGGCCATCGTGACCGAAGGTCTGAAATCTGTAGCAGCAGGTTTCAACCCGATGGACCTGAAGCGCGGCATCGACAAAGCCGTTGCGGCAGCGGTTGAGCACATCGCCAGCTTGGCTACTCCCTGTGAAGACACCAAGTCCATCGCTCAGGTAGGTACCATCTCCGCCAACAGCGACGAGAACGTCGGCACCATCATCGCTGAAGCGATGGAAAAAGTGGGCAAAGAAGGCGTAATCACCGTTGAAGAAGGTTCCGGCCTCGAGAACGAGCTGGACGTGGTTGAAGGTATGCAGTTCGATCGCGGCTACCTGTCCCCGTACTTCATCACCAACCAGGAAAACATGACTGCCGAGCTGGATAACCCGTTCATCCTGCTGGTAGACAAGAAAATCTCCAACATCCGCGACCTGCTGCCGCTGCTGGAGCAGGTAGCCAAGGCCTCCAAGCCGCTGCTGATCATCGCTGAAGATGTGGAAGGTGAAGCGCTGGCCACCCTGGTGGTAAACAGCATGCGCGGTATCGTGAAAGTAGCCGCTGCCAAAGCCCCGGGCTTCGGCGATCGTCGCAAGGCCATGCTGCAGGATATCGCCATCCTGACCGGCGGCACCGTGATCTCTGAAGAAGTTGGCCTGGAGCTGGAAAGCGCTACCCTTGAGCACCTGGGTACCGCCAAGCGCGTAACCCTGTCCAAGGAAAACACCGTAATCGTTGATGGCGCTGGTGTTGTTAGCGACATCGAAGCGCGTGTTAAGCAAATCCGCGCCCAGATCGAAGAATCCTCTTCCGATTACGACAAAGAGAAACTGCAAGAGCGCGTAGCCAAGCTGGCTGGCGGTGTTGCCGTGATCAAGGTTGGCGCTGCCACCGAAGTCGAAATGAAAGAGAAGAAAGCCCGCGTTGAAGACGCCCTGCACGCCACCCGCGCTGCAGTGGAAGAAGGCGTTGTTCCTGGCGGCGGTACCGCTCTGGTGCGCGCAATCCAGGCGATCAAGGTTGTCGGCGACAATGAAGACCAGAACCACGGTATTGCCGCTGCTCTGCGCGCCATGGAAATGCCGCTGCGTCAGATCGTTGCCAACGCTGGTGAAGAAGCTTCTGTAGTGGTAGACAAGGTGAAGCAGGGCGAAGGCAACTTCGGCTACAACGCAGCTACCGGTGTTTACGGCGACATGCTGGAAATGGGCATCCTGGACCCGGCCAAGGTAACCCGCTCTGCGCTGCAGGCGGCTGCCTCCATCGCCGGCCTGATGATCACCACCGAAGCCATGGTTGCTGACATCCCGGAAGACAAGCCCGCAATGCCTGACATGGGCGGCATGGGCGGAATGGGTGGCATGATGTAA
- a CDS encoding co-chaperone GroES yields MKIRPLHDRVVVRRKEEEAKSAGGIVLPGAAKEKPNQGEVVAVGEGKLLDNGDVRALSVKVGDTVVFGRYADSNTLKVDGEELIIMSESDIYGVLEG; encoded by the coding sequence ATGAAAATTCGTCCTTTACACGACCGCGTCGTAGTACGCCGTAAGGAAGAAGAAGCCAAATCTGCTGGCGGTATCGTTCTGCCGGGCGCTGCAAAAGAGAAGCCGAATCAGGGCGAAGTGGTTGCCGTGGGTGAAGGCAAGCTGCTGGACAACGGCGACGTACGCGCACTGTCCGTAAAAGTGGGTGACACCGTAGTGTTCGGCCGTTACGCCGACAGCAACACCCTCAAGGTGGACGGCGAAGAGCTGATCATCATGAGCGAAAGCGACATCTACGGCGTTCTGGAAGGCTGA
- a CDS encoding FxsA family protein: MRPFLVLFIVLPILEMWLLITVGEKIGALPTIGLVLFTAVVGVALLRRQGISTLMRAQEKMRAGEVPAREMAEGIFLAVGGALLLTPGFITDALGFICLIPGLRQLVLGKLLNHIVVIRPGYGPHTGGREQGGGNVIEGDYQREGRDRNPRDESRDESPKDDR, translated from the coding sequence ATGCGTCCGTTCCTTGTATTGTTTATCGTCCTGCCCATTCTCGAAATGTGGCTGTTGATTACCGTCGGCGAGAAGATCGGCGCACTGCCCACCATCGGCCTGGTACTGTTCACCGCGGTGGTGGGGGTGGCGCTGTTACGGCGCCAGGGAATATCCACCCTGATGCGCGCGCAGGAGAAAATGCGCGCCGGGGAAGTACCTGCGCGGGAAATGGCCGAAGGAATCTTCCTTGCGGTTGGGGGCGCCCTGTTGCTTACGCCGGGGTTTATCACCGACGCGCTGGGGTTTATCTGCCTGATACCGGGACTGCGCCAGCTGGTGCTGGGTAAACTGCTGAACCACATCGTCGTGATCCGCCCGGGGTATGGTCCGCATACAGGCGGGCGAGAGCAGGGGGGCGGCAACGTCATTGAGGGAGACTATCAGCGGGAGGGGCGAGATCGGAACCCGCGTGACGAGTCGCGCGACGAATCCCCAAAGGATGATCGCTAG